Below is a genomic region from Dehalococcoides mccartyi.
ATTTATCTACCTCTAACTAAATCTACTTGAGAAAAGTCTGCATCAGATTGCAGCCCTTTTCAAATATTATACCTGTTTTAGCCGCTTCTTTCTCTGTAAAGCGGTAGACACCGTTAGAGGCAAAACCTTTGCCCCACATCAGGAAGGGTACCGGCTCTGCCACATGGGTTTTAAGTTCAAGCGGGGTAGGGTGGTCCGGCGTAACCAGCACCCGTATATCTCCGGGATAAGCCAGAAGCTGGCCAACCATAAGCTCATCTATAAGCTCTATTGCCTTTACTTTATCTGCCAGGCTGCCGGCATGACCGGCTTCATCCGGCGCTTCTACATGGATTACCGCCAGGTCATTATCCCCAAGTGCCAAAAGGCCGCCCCGCATCTGGCCGGAAAAATCATTGTTAAGGCCGTCTGTTATGCCGTTTAATTCCAGTATTTTCATATTCATCATAATACCCAGCCCCCGCAGCAAATCCACACCTGAATTTAAAACTGCATCCAGCCCGTAAGCCTTTTTGAAAGAGGGCATGGGCGGGATAGGGCCGCTGCCCCAAAACAGCCAGATGGAATTAGCCGGCAGTTTACCCTGACTCTGGCGGCGGAGGTTTAGCGGGTGGTCTTTGAGTATCTGCTGGGAGGAGCTGATAAGCTGGTTTAAAATAAGGCTGCCCTCACCCTGCGGCAAATACGGGGATACCTCACGGTCGGAAATATCGTGGGGAGGGGTGCAGAGCGCTTTGGCCGTATCACCCATGCCCTTTAGTTTAAGCAGGTGGCGGTAATTTACCCCGGGGTAAAACTTTACCCGCTCACTGCCAAGCTCTTTGGCTACTGCCTCAAGCAGTTCGGCAGCCTCTTCGCTGGAAATATGCCCGGCCGAGTAACTGGCCATTTTGCCGTCTATTACAGACACCAGATTACAGCGGAAAACAACCTCGTCAGGGGCAACATCTACCCCCATGCTGACCGCCTCTATAGCCGCCCGCCCTTTATAATATATTTCGGGGTCATACCCCAGCAGGGACATGCAGGCACAGGCAGACGAAGGCTCCATTCCATGCGGCACATTGGCACTTTGGCCCATAAAGCCGTTTTTGGCCATTTTATCCAGATTGGGGGTGCGAGCCAGTTCCAGTGCGGTTTTGCCGCCCTGTTCCTTAAGCCCCCAGCCGGAAGCACCGTCAGTAATAAGTACGCAATATTTCATTTTATTTAACCCCTGCTTGCTTTAGCTTCAAGTTGCCCTTATAAGCAATTGTCTCTATAATAGTAAATCTGGCGGGGCGTAGCGCAGCCTGGTTAGCGCGCAGCGTTCGGGACGCTGAGGCCGGAAGTTCGAATCTTCTCGCCCCGACCATTCTAATCTGCTTTTTCCCCGTTTTCTTTCTTTTTAGCCGCCTGCCAGAGTTCATTCTGCTCGGTAAAGCTCAGTTTAGATATATCTTTGCCCATGTTCCGGCAAAGTTCTTCCATGTGTTCAAAGCGGCTGTAAAAACGTTTATTCGCCCCCCTGAGGGCAGACTCCAAATCTATACCCTGTCTGCGGGCATAATTGGCCAGGGTAAAGAGTATATCCCCGAATTCCTTTTCTTTTTCAGAAAGGGTAGGGGCAGAGCCGTATTCGGCTATTTCTTCTCCCAGCTTTTCCAGCACCCCTTCGTCTTCTTTCCAGTCAAAACCCACTCTGGCCACCCGTCCCTGTATTTCCTGACTGTAACTCAGAGCCGGCAGCTGTTTGGGTACACCGGAAAGCATGGGCTTGTCATGACCGCGTTCAGTCTTTTTAATCTCCTCCCAGTTATGCAGAACTTCAGCCGGAGACGTAAATTTAGACTGACTGAATACATGGGGATGGCGGCGGATAAGCTTGGTATTTATAGCCTCTATCACGTCACCCATGTTAAACTCTTTGGCTTCAGCGCCGATTTCAGCATGGAAAACTATCTGGAGGAGCAAATCACCCAGCTCACCGCAAAAACGCCCCGTGTCTTCTGCGTCCAAGGATTCCAGCACTTCATAGGTTTCTTCAAGCAGGCTGTCCCGCATGGATTTATGGGTCTGCGCCCTGTCCCAGGGACACCCCTCCGGACTGCGAAGCATATGCAGAATCTCCTGCAAACTTTCAAAACTGCGCAGGTCTTGCGGCTGTTTCATGGCATACCCCCTAAGACTACTGGTGTGATTATACGTTTATAACCCTTAGCTTGACAAGAAAAAGCCCCGCTTTAGGGCGGGGCTTTGAATGGATAAGCGTCGGATTAAATATTTAGTCTCTCCGCCCGAACCCTACCAGCATAAGCACAAAATAAAGCAGCTGGCCTACCGCCTGAAGCAAAGCCGCCACGTAAGTAAGGGCTGCCGCACCCAATACTGCTTTGACCCCAGCTGACTCTCTGACCGAAACCAGTGAGCCGCCGCTAAGCATAGCCATGGCCCTGCTGGAAGCGTTAAACTCCACCGGCAGGGTAATGAGCGAAAATATTACCGCCACCGCAAATAAAGCAACCCCCGCCCAGGCAACCGGAAGCCCGAAGGACAAAGAGAAGCCATACAGGAACAAACCCACCAGTACCAGAATGAAACCGAACTGACTGCCGAAACTGGCCACCGGGAAAAGGGAATTACGGACTTTCAGGGGGGCGTAAAACTCCCTGTCCTGAACGGCATGGCCTACTTCATGGGCAACAATACCTATAGAAGCCACCGAAGCGGTATTAGCTACTTCGGGAGACAGCCTGAGTACCTTGGCTCTGGGGTCATAGTGGTCTGAAAGCTTGCCCTTGGTAAGCTCCACCTGAACATTTCCCAGCCCGTGTTCGTCCAGCAGCCGTCTGGCCGCCTGAAGACCGCTGAGACCGGCCAGATTGCCCACTTTGGAATATTTTTTAAAAGAACTGCTTACCCGCCACTGGGCATACAGCATCAGCGCCAGGGGAGGCAGCATAAACAGCAGATACAAAAACATGATATGCTCCTTAGGTTACATAAATATATTATATTTTAACAGAAATATCCCAGCCGATAAAGGCGGTGTGCCTGCGGTTGCATTTGGGTTGCATATTTGCTATATTCCATAGGTACATTTTATTGGAGGTAGACTCACTTGCCTAACACAAAATCTGCGGAAAAAGCTTTGCGCGTAGCAGATGCCAACCGTCAGGAGAACCGCCGGGCCAAGAGCCAGGTAAAGACCAGCCTGACCAAGGTCAAGAAACTGGTTGACGCCGGTTCGCTAACCGAAGCTGAAGCCGCTGCTGTGTCCGCTCAGAGCACTTTAGATAAGGCTGCCGAAAAGGGCATTCTTCACCCCAAAAACGCCGCCCGCCGCAAAAGCCGCCTGATGAAAAAGCTCAACCAAGCCGCTAAATAACTCCGCTTTTTATTTGCGTTTTTCACCTTCCTTTGTGTATTGACAGGGAAGGTGTTTTTGATTTATTATGTAGAACAAGTGTTCTTATGCGGGGACAGAGTTGACTTTGAAACTGACCACCAGACAGCGGGCTATGATAGATTTTATTGCCCGTTTCCGCCGCCGTTACGGATATCCCCCCAGCATACGGGATATTGTAAACGGCTGTAATATCAGCTCTACCTCTGTGGTTGATTATAATCTGAAAATCCTGCAGAAAATGGGGCTTATCCGCCGTCAGGCTGAGATATCCCGCGGGATTGAGCTGGTGGGCACGGAAGAAACCGAAGAAGGGCGTATAAGCATACCGGTTATCGGCCAGATTGCCGCCGGCATCCCCATACCCGTTCCCGAATCAGACAGCTTTGCGGTAGTCACTTCTGACGAAAATATAGAGGTGACCGAAGACCTTACCCGCGGCCGGGAGAATATCTACGCTTTGCGGGTTAAGGGCGTCTCCATGATAGAAGATTTGATAAATGACGGAGACCTGGTAATAATGCAGCACACCCAAACAGTGGACAACGGCGAAACGGCTGCTGTCTGGCTGAAAGACCAGAAAGAAGTCACCCTGAAAAAGGTTTATATGGAACCGGGCAGGGTGCGCCTGCAACCGGCCAACCGCACTATGCCGCCCATATATACCCAGCCGGATAATGTTGAAATACAGGGGCGGGTTATAGCTGTAATCCGCCAGATGGATTAGGGGACAAGCCGGCTTTGAATAGACAAATACCCCCTGAAACCCTGAACTGGTTTATACAGGCCGGAAAACTGCTTTTCAGCAGGGGGCTGGTTTCTTCGCACTCCGGCAACCTTAGCCAGAGACAGCAGGACGAGCTTTACATAACCAGAACAGGCAGTTCGCTGCCCCTCTTTGCCGAAACAGACCTGATACTTACAGGTATAGATTATGATGACCAGTTTACCCCACTTGCTTCAAGTGAACTGCCGGTACACCGGGCTATTTACCGCCGCACTTCCGCCAAAGCCATAGTCCATGCCCACCCGCCGTATGCGGCCGCCCTTTCCCTGCTTGAGGCGGAAATAATACCGGACTGCGGTGAGGGACTTTATTGTATGGGGGCTATACCGGTTATCGGTTTCGGGGAGAGGGTTCACCCCGGCGGTATGGCGGAAGAAGCAGCCCAGGCACTTGAAAATCGCAAGATTATAGTAGTAGCCGGGCATGGCAGCTTTGCCATAGGGGAAACTATTGAAGAAGCCCTGAAATACACCTTTGCTTTGGAAGAAATGTGCCAGGTGACTTATTTAGCCCGCCAGCTGAAGCGGGCTTGCTAAACCCCCAGATAAGCCCCGTCAAAGTGGCGCTGACCGCGCAGGAAATCTGCCGCAGAGCAGGCGGCTTTGCCCTCCAGCTGAAGCCGGATTATCTCAAGCTCTCCCGAAGCTGAGCCGACCATTATTCTGTCACCTTCATAAACCCTGACCTGAGACGACTGTAAGCCCAAACCCAGATTTTGGGGGCTTGCTTCCAGTATTTTCAGGGTCTTTTGATTATATAAAGTAAAAACACCCGGCCAGGGGAAAAAAGCCCTTACCCGCCGTTCAATTTCCGCTGCCGGAGTCTGCCAGTTTACCTGCCCCATTTCCTTAGTGACCATACCGAAATAAGTGGCCTTTGCATTATCCTGAAGCTCCGGCTGGGGCAAAGAGGGAATCCGGCTTAATAACTCTAAAAGCAGACAGCCGCCGATAAAGGCCAGTTTGTCAGCCAAAAGCGGTGTGGTATCTTCCGGGCGGACAGGTATCGCAGCCCGGGAATAAACCGGCCCGGTATCCAGCCCGGCTTCCAGTTTCATCAGGGAAACGCCGGCCCATTCGTCACCCCCCAGCAGAGTTGCGGCCACCGGGGTTGCCCCTCGGTAACGGGGCAGCAGGGAGGGGTGGATATTTAAGACCCCGTATGCGGGTATATCCAGCACCGTCTGGGGCAAGATAAGGCCATAAGCCGCCACTACTATTACATCCGGCTTAAGCTCACTTAAGACTGCCTGCTCTTCAGGTTTCTTAAGGCTTTGGGGCTGGTAAACCGCCAGTCCGTGTTCCAGTGCCAGTGCCTTTACCGGGGGAGGACAAAGCTCACGCCCCCGCCCGGCCGGACGGTCAGGCTGGGTATAAACCCCGCAGATATCATATCCTTCGACAAGGAGCATCTTAAGCGGAGTAAGGGCAAATTCGGGGCTGCCCATAAAAACAATCCTGAGTTCATTCATCACCGCCATTGTAACACCGCCTAATTACCATAACAACTTTATTTTGATTTATGCACCTATGAGGGCAGAAAGAGGCTAAAAACAGACATATCAGTGAGATTTGGAGAGTAAGGGAGTGTCAAGTGACCTTCTATCCCTGCCACAGGCACCTTGCTTGTTGTCAACCGCCATTGTTACTATTTATCTAGTCTTTAACAGATTGGTACTTATTCTTACAGGGGTGGATCATTTTCATGGTAGAGTGCTTACCCCCTTGATTTCAAACACGGTTTAATTACTGGGAGGGATATTTTTGTCTATTCGGCCTGCACAAGAACTGTGGGAAACAGCCCTGGGGGAAATTGAACTTCAGGTAAACAAGCCCAATTTCCGCACCTGGTTTGCCAAAACTGTCGGCCTTAAGTACGATGGCAGTGAGTTTATTATAGGCGTTCCCAATACTTTTGTAGCCGAATATCTAGAGATCAATCAGCGTTCGCTGATTGAAAAAACCCTGATAAATATTACCCACAGCCCGGTTGAGCTGGGTTTCCAGCTTGTCCAGTCCGCTCAGGTACAGGCTAGCGCTCCCCAAACAGCCAGAGAGAAAACTGTTTCGCCCTTTAACCCCCGTTACACCTTTGAATCCTTTATAGTGGGCTCCTGCAACCGCCTGGCTCATGCCGCTTCGCTGGCCGCCGCCCAGAATCCCGGCAAGAGCTACAACCCGCTTTATATCTATGCGGCAGCCGGTTTAGGCAAGACCCATCTTTTACAGGCTATCGGCCATCTGGCAAACTTAAACCGCCGCAAGGCCCTGTATGTCAGCGGGGAACAGTTTACCACTGATTTTATATCATCTATCCGAAACGGCCAGACAGAAGAGTTCCGTGCCCGCTACCGGGATGTAGATTTATTGCTGCTGGATGATGTCCAGTTTATCGGCGGCAAGGAGCAGACCGAAGAATGCCTGTTCCATACCTTTAATGACCTGCATAACTCCAACCGCCAGATAGTTATTTCAGCGGATTCACCCCCAAAGTCACTGCCCCAGCTGGCCGAAAGATTGCGTTCCCGTTTTGAGTGGGGGCTGACTATTGAGATTGAACCGCCTGATGAAAAAACCCGCTTTGAGCTTTTACAGCTTAAAGCCGAGCAATCCGGTGCCGAACTTAATATGGATACCCTGGAGTATCTGGCACAGGAAGTAAAGCATAATATCCGTGAATTGGAAGGCAGCCTTAACCGGGTGCTGGCTTATGCCCGCCTGTTAAGGGCAACCATTACCCCTGATCTGGCCGCCAGAGCCCTTTCAGATATCGGCTCACGCCCGATCAGGGAAAACAGCCCTCTCCGTCCCGGTAATATAATTTCAGCCGTATCCCAGGTATTTCAAGTACCGACAACCGAACTTTTGGGTGCCGCCCGTGACAAAGATACGGCTCTGGCCCGTCAGTTTGCCATGTTTATGCTTAAGCAGCAGAATTCGGCCTCTCTGGTAGAAATAGGCCAGTCTTTGGGGGGAAGAAGCGCTTCCACCGTCAGCCACGCCTGCGATAAAATCCAGCTGGAGCTGGAAAACAGCGCTTTTCTTCGCCTGAAAATGTCTGAGGTTCAAAACCACCTTTCCCAGCAGCGTCTTCCTTGATACCTGTAATCCGCTGTTTCTTGCCGCCCCTTCCGCAGTTGATAGTTTCCCCTTAATAACAGGCTGTTTGCCA
It encodes:
- a CDS encoding cofactor-independent phosphoglycerate mutase, producing the protein MKYCVLITDGASGWGLKEQGGKTALELARTPNLDKMAKNGFMGQSANVPHGMEPSSACACMSLLGYDPEIYYKGRAAIEAVSMGVDVAPDEVVFRCNLVSVIDGKMASYSAGHISSEEAAELLEAVAKELGSERVKFYPGVNYRHLLKLKGMGDTAKALCTPPHDISDREVSPYLPQGEGSLILNQLISSSQQILKDHPLNLRRQSQGKLPANSIWLFWGSGPIPPMPSFKKAYGLDAVLNSGVDLLRGLGIMMNMKILELNGITDGLNNDFSGQMRGGLLALGDNDLAVIHVEAPDEAGHAGSLADKVKAIELIDELMVGQLLAYPGDIRVLVTPDHPTPLELKTHVAEPVPFLMWGKGFASNGVYRFTEKEAAKTGIIFEKGCNLMQTFLK
- the fmt gene encoding methionyl-tRNA formyltransferase, giving the protein MAVMNELRIVFMGSPEFALTPLKMLLVEGYDICGVYTQPDRPAGRGRELCPPPVKALALEHGLAVYQPQSLKKPEEQAVLSELKPDVIVVAAYGLILPQTVLDIPAYGVLNIHPSLLPRYRGATPVAATLLGGDEWAGVSLMKLEAGLDTGPVYSRAAIPVRPEDTTPLLADKLAFIGGCLLLELLSRIPSLPQPELQDNAKATYFGMVTKEMGQVNWQTPAAEIERRVRAFFPWPGVFTLYNQKTLKILEASPQNLGLGLQSSQVRVYEGDRIMVGSASGELEIIRLQLEGKAACSAADFLRGQRHFDGAYLGV
- the lexA gene encoding transcriptional repressor LexA — protein: MTLKLTTRQRAMIDFIARFRRRYGYPPSIRDIVNGCNISSTSVVDYNLKILQKMGLIRRQAEISRGIELVGTEETEEGRISIPVIGQIAAGIPIPVPESDSFAVVTSDENIEVTEDLTRGRENIYALRVKGVSMIEDLINDGDLVIMQHTQTVDNGETAAVWLKDQKEVTLKKVYMEPGRVRLQPANRTMPPIYTQPDNVEIQGRVIAVIRQMD
- the mazG gene encoding nucleoside triphosphate pyrophosphohydrolase yields the protein MKQPQDLRSFESLQEILHMLRSPEGCPWDRAQTHKSMRDSLLEETYEVLESLDAEDTGRFCGELGDLLLQIVFHAEIGAEAKEFNMGDVIEAINTKLIRRHPHVFSQSKFTSPAEVLHNWEEIKKTERGHDKPMLSGVPKQLPALSYSQEIQGRVARVGFDWKEDEGVLEKLGEEIAEYGSAPTLSEKEKEFGDILFTLANYARRQGIDLESALRGANKRFYSRFEHMEELCRNMGKDISKLSFTEQNELWQAAKKKENGEKAD
- the dnaA gene encoding chromosomal replication initiator protein DnaA, which produces MSIRPAQELWETALGEIELQVNKPNFRTWFAKTVGLKYDGSEFIIGVPNTFVAEYLEINQRSLIEKTLINITHSPVELGFQLVQSAQVQASAPQTAREKTVSPFNPRYTFESFIVGSCNRLAHAASLAAAQNPGKSYNPLYIYAAAGLGKTHLLQAIGHLANLNRRKALYVSGEQFTTDFISSIRNGQTEEFRARYRDVDLLLLDDVQFIGGKEQTEECLFHTFNDLHNSNRQIVISADSPPKSLPQLAERLRSRFEWGLTIEIEPPDEKTRFELLQLKAEQSGAELNMDTLEYLAQEVKHNIRELEGSLNRVLAYARLLRATITPDLAARALSDIGSRPIRENSPLRPGNIISAVSQVFQVPTTELLGAARDKDTALARQFAMFMLKQQNSASLVEIGQSLGGRSASTVSHACDKIQLELENSAFLRLKMSEVQNHLSQQRLP
- a CDS encoding aldolase, producing MNRQIPPETLNWFIQAGKLLFSRGLVSSHSGNLSQRQQDELYITRTGSSLPLFAETDLILTGIDYDDQFTPLASSELPVHRAIYRRTSAKAIVHAHPPYAAALSLLEAEIIPDCGEGLYCMGAIPVIGFGERVHPGGMAEEAAQALENRKIIVVAGHGSFAIGETIEEALKYTFALEEMCQVTYLARQLKRAC
- the rpsT gene encoding 30S ribosomal protein S20, with product MPNTKSAEKALRVADANRQENRRAKSQVKTSLTKVKKLVDAGSLTEAEAAAVSAQSTLDKAAEKGILHPKNAARRKSRLMKKLNQAAK
- a CDS encoding zinc metallopeptidase, whose protein sequence is MFLYLLFMLPPLALMLYAQWRVSSSFKKYSKVGNLAGLSGLQAARRLLDEHGLGNVQVELTKGKLSDHYDPRAKVLRLSPEVANTASVASIGIVAHEVGHAVQDREFYAPLKVRNSLFPVASFGSQFGFILVLVGLFLYGFSLSFGLPVAWAGVALFAVAVIFSLITLPVEFNASSRAMAMLSGGSLVSVRESAGVKAVLGAAALTYVAALLQAVGQLLYFVLMLVGFGRRD